In a single window of the Danio rerio strain Tuebingen ecotype United States chromosome 20, GRCz12tu, whole genome shotgun sequence genome:
- the slc35d3 gene encoding solute carrier family 35 member D3, with amino-acid sequence MEVCKGRMLGITVAVAHGFFSGSLNILLKFLITTYSFTYLTLIQCLTSGTAALTLEVLRRLGKIDIPPFSLQLVKVFASVCILATLQSTLTLWSLRGLSLPMYVVFKRCLPLVTLGIGVCVLKNGIPSAGVITAVLITTGGAALAGAGDLTGDPFGYVTGILAVIVHASYLVLIQKVSSDSDYGPLTAQYTIAVVATPVLFICSIVSMDAIDMWTYEGWKNPFITGIFVTCILIGCAMNFTTLHCTYINSAVTTSFVGVVKSIATITVGMLAFSDVMPTKLFVAGVVVNTVGSVTYCVVKYFETKKKVAYQDMDESAKDGELPGEPYVEPAKPDGDTMEIPSNIPEDVPNGGLSESADQNHIRENKVAESIELERPAVPSDDPTRLSLSDSYVGVWRSVRTLKFLKKDTLIDNMEVQSP; translated from the exons ATGGAAGTTTGCAAAGGACGCATGCTGGGCATCACCGTCGCCGTTGCTCACGGATTCTTTTCGGGGTCGCTAAATATTCTGCTAAAATTCCTTATCACGACCTACAGCTTCACGTATCTGACTTTAATTCAGTGTCTGACCAGCGGCACTGCGGCGCTCACGCTAGAGGTGCTGAGGAGACTAGGCAAGATAGATATACCTCCGTTCAGTCTACAGTTGGTTAAAGTTTTTGCGAGCGTGTGTATTTTGGCAACTTTGCAGTCCACGTTGACTCTGTGGTCTCTCAGGGGACTGAGTTTGCCCATGTATGTGGTGTTTAAGCGATGCCTGCCCTTGGTGACGCTGGGGattggagtgtgtgtgttgaagaACGGGATCCCGTCAGCTGGAGTCATCACAGCGGTCCTCATCACCACTGGAGGAGCAGCTCTGGCTG GTGCTGGAGATCTTACAGGTGACCCTTTCGGCTACGTGACTGGCATTTTAGCTGTGATCGTCCACGCCTCCTACTTGGTGCTCATCCAGAAAGTGAGTTCAGACAGTGATTACGGGCCGCTCACGGCGCAGTACACCATTGCAGTGGTGGCTACCCCTGTTCTCTTCATCTGCTCCATTGTAAGCATGGATGCTATTGATATGTGGACATACGAAGGCTGGAAGAACCCGTTCATCACTGGTATCTTCGTTACCTGCATCCTCATTGGCTGTGCGATGAACTTCACCACGCTTCACTGTACTTATATAAACTCGGCCGTCACCACCAGTTTTGTTGGAGTGGTCAAAAGCATAGCTACTATCACTGTGGGCATGCTGGCCTTCAGTGACGTGATGCCCACCAAACTGTTTGTGGCAGGCGTGGTAGTCAACACCGTCGGCTCCGTCACCTACTGTGTGGTGAAGTATTTCGAAACCAAAAAAAAGGTAGCCTACCAGGATATGGATGAGTCCGCTAAGGATGGAGAACTACCAGGAGAACCGTATGTGGAGCCAGCCAAGCCTGATGGAGATACGATGGAGATTCCTTCAAATATCCCAGAAGATGTTCCCAATGGTGGCCTGTCAGAATCAGCAGACCAGAATCATATTCGTGAAAATAAAGTAGCAGAGTCTATAGAATTAGAACGGCCCGCCGTCCCGTCAGATGATCCCACGAGACTGTCTCTGAGCGATAGTTATGTTGGGGTTTGGAGATCCGTTCGCACCTTAAAGTTCCTCAAGAAAGACACTTTAATCGACAACATGGAGGTTCAAAGTCCTTGA